The following DNA comes from Anastrepha obliqua isolate idAnaObli1 chromosome 1, idAnaObli1_1.0, whole genome shotgun sequence.
cgttggtGCGAGTGAAATAGCGCGATTGGTCTACGGCGATCTTTTTCTGCGCATCAGCTGTCTTATACTCTGTATAATACTCCGTATTGTATATTATGTAGTGTGAACTGTTATACGTACAGCAagcgtttaataatttatttgcaaaatttattataaaataagtggTCTAGTTGTGATAAAGTGTTGTCATGGAAACGGAGGAAccggaaaaaaacaaattaagttgttttatttgtaagaaaagTGAGGGGAAATTAATATTGCTTTCTGAAGAGACATTAAAGAAGTGCCGAACTGTTTTGAAAGTCAGAAAAAAACACAACCTTAAATATGCGAATGTTATTTTGCCTGATGAATATACAGATGGAGGTTATCTCCGGGAATGCCATAAAACATTCACAGACGTTAATAAACAGTACTACAATTCGGAGCCTgcagatttaaaaaagaaaaaaagagtaaaCAAAGAGTCGATTAGTGTAGACAATTTATCTCCAGATACACCGATAGTACCTGAGTTCACTACCGAACTCGCAACAAAATCTCCAACATCAtcagaacaaaatttatattctgaATTGATAAAGCTCCAGCCTTCAACCTCCACAGAACAATCTCATTTACCGCCTCAACATACAGAACCTTCAACAATTTCACAATCGACTTTAGCTAGTGAATCAGAGGTCTTACAATCGAcaagttatcaaaaaaatggtgacaTTAGTACACCAGATGTTACTGAAGTAAACAATGTAATTGAGGACGTAAATACTCAACCCGAAAATGTTGTCAGTAGTAATGACTCTCCgattgtttgtatattttgtaataaacagAAGAAGAAAGTGCGCTCAAAAATGCTTTCACTTCATGCAGCTGAAACAAACCAATTTAAAGGTAGTATTTTTTCTAACATTGAAGGTTTAGAAGAATATAACGAGTTTTCAACTACATTGAATAATTACTCTgctccaaaaatatattatcataCTGATTGTCGAGTTCATTTTAACAATGATAAAGTTATAAAGTTCGGCGAAAATAAGTTAATAGAGGACAGCAGTGAACAGAAGAACATTTTCAATAGTATTCAGAAATATATATGCAGTGTATATAATGTTCGGAATGCAATTGATGTCAATTCTGCTCGAGTTCAGATGTTTATAGACTCATACAAAGTTTCCGACATTAATGAGGCtttcaatcgaaaaaaattgagaaacttTGATGCTAGCAGTTTACCACCTTGTGAAAATGAGCTACTACAGCATTTTTTACGAGCTAATTATATTTGTACGATTTGGAACAATGCTCACTTAAGAAAACCTACTTCACATAAACCTGAAAATAATGGCTGGGTACTGGAAAATGATCAATACcattttaaatggtttgaaggAGATCAGCTACCTACTTATGTCAGTGATTCTCTACAAACTTTGTCAGGTATGTTATAATGTTCACTGTTTATGAAGAAATTATCAACCATTCATAATTATTCTAACTTGCTTTAATTATTACAGAAGCTGATGAAGACGATGACATTCATGAGGACAAATCCGCAGAATGGAGTAGCGGCGATGAAGATAATCGAGATACCGACGAGGACGATGAagttgattaaatattttttttgatttaataataatgtttaacacattatatttttactttgtattgtaatggctataattataaatataattgaaatcttTTTCGATTGGTTCAATTACGATCTAAATTATTCTCTCTCCTTACAGTAAAactaacatgcatacaaatttatctTCTTAACTTTAAACTTCTAGAATTTTACCATCAGCTGtcgatttttcgtatttttttctgcacaatactagaaaaaattttcgattgataTTTACAACTTTCGTAGATCTCCACTTGACTCAATAAAAATCGCATTATTGTATTgttgatttaataatttg
Coding sequences within:
- the LOC129253010 gene encoding uncharacterized protein LOC129253010; the encoded protein is MFIDSYKVSDINEAFNRKKLRNFDASSLPPCENELLQHFLRANYICTIWNNAHLRKPTSHKPENNGWVLENDQYHFKWFEGDQLPTYVSDSLQTLSEADEDDDIHEDKSAEWSSGDEDNRDTDEDDEVD